Proteins from a genomic interval of Cucumis melo cultivar AY chromosome 7, USDA_Cmelo_AY_1.0, whole genome shotgun sequence:
- the LOC103502479 gene encoding 7-deoxyloganetic acid glucosyltransferase-like → MGELVVLGLSMASRVHQENKSQHRGKWRIMENEETEPHVLIFPFPAQGHVNSMLKLAELLSLSGLRITFLNIHRIHHKLTLHTNFQSRFSRFPNFQFQTITDGLPLENRPIGNFSDLINSLKSITKPLLKEMLLSGELGPTPTCIILDGLFNFIFDVDAHPNIPVFSFRTISACSFSAYSFVPKLIEDGQLPIEGEEDMDRIINGVVGMENVLRCRDLPSFCRLEDPFDPRLQYGVTQTIQSFKSHALIFNTFEDLEGPILSCLRSRCSNIYAIGPLHAHLKTKLSSEISPTASESNNGLWEVDRSCLAWLDAQPPKSVIYVSFGSVVVIDDDQLREFWHGLVNSGKRFLWVLRPNSVAGKDGVPAELEEETKERGYIVGWAPQEEVLAHKAIGAFLTHSGWNSTLESIVAGVPMICWPQFADQQTNSRYVSEIWKIGLDMKDVCNRETVAKMVNDVMENRKNELMGSVIEIAKLAITSVEEGGSSYCDLERMIKDIRLLCQRQKETID, encoded by the exons ATGGGGGAGTTGGTAGTTCTAGGTCTGTCAATGGCTTCAAGGGTTCATCAGGAAAATAAAAGCCAGCATCGTGGGAAGTGGAGAATCATGGAGAACGAAGAAACAGAACCTCATGTTCTGATCTTCCCCTTCCCAGCTCAAGGCCATGTCAACTCTATGCTCAAACTCGCCGAGCTTCTTTCTCTCTCCGGCCTCCGTATCACCTTCCTTAATATCCACCGAATTCACCACAAACTCACTCTCCACACAAACTTTCAATCTCGTTTCTCTCGCTTTCCCAATTTCCAATTCCAAACGATCACCGATGGCCTTCCCCTCGAAAATCGCCCCATCGGCAACTTCTCTGACTTGATCAACAGTTTGAAATCCATCACCAAGCCGCTTCTCAAGGAGATGCTGCTCTCCGGTGAATTGGGTCCGACTCCCACTTGTATAATTCTTGATGGgcttttcaatttcatcttcGATGTTGACGCTCATCCTAACATCCCTGTTTTCAGTTTCCGAACTATTAGTGCTTGTTCTTTCTCGGCTTATTCATTTGTTCCCAAACTCATTGAAGATGGTCAGCTTCCGATTGAAG GGGAAGAAGATATGGATAGAATCATCAACGGGGTGGTTGGGATGGAAAATGTTCTCCGATGCAGAGATCTCCCAAGCTTCTGCCGATTGGAAGACCCATTTGATCCAAGACTTCAATACGGCGTGACACAAACCATACAAAGCTTCAAATCCCACGCTCTGATATTCAACACATTTGAGGATTTGGAAGGACCCATTTTGTCGTGTCTTCGAAGTCGGTGCTCAAACATCTACGCGATTGGACCTCTCCACGCCCACCTGAAAACCAAGCTTTCCAGTGAAATATCTCCGACGGCATCAGAGTCCAATAACGGCCTCTGGGAGGTGGATCGAAGCTGCTTGGCGTGGCTTGACGCTCAGCCACCTAAATCTGTTATTTACGTTAGCTTTGGAAGCGTTGTAGTCATCGATGATGACCAATTGAGGGAGTTCTGGCATGGATTGGTGAATAGTGGGAAGCGGTTTCTGTGGGTTCTGCGGCCCAATTCCGTTGCCGGAAAAGATGGGGTTCCAGCGGAGTTGGAGGAGGAGACAAAGGAAAGAGGTTATATAGTGGGTTGGGCGCCGCAAGAGGAAGTGTTGGCTCATAAAGCCATTGGAGCGTTTTTGACTCATAGTGGATGGAATTCGACTTTAGAGAGCATAGTTGCCGGCGTGCCGATGATTTGTTGGCCTCAATTTGCGGATCAGCAAACAAACAGCCGATACGTGAGTGAAATTTGGAAGATTGGGCTGGATATGAAGGATGTTTGCAACAGAGAAACAGTGGCAAAGATGGTGAATGATGTAATGGAAAATAGGAAAAATGAATTGATGGGTTCTGTTATTGAAATTGCAAAGTTGGCTATTACAAGTGTGGAAGAAGGTGGATCGTCATATTGTGATTTGGAAAGAATGATTAAGGATATTCGATTGCTTTGTCAACGACAGAAGGAGACCATTGATTGA
- the LOC103502478 gene encoding 17.8 kDa class I heat shock protein-like, whose amino-acid sequence MSLIPSFFRGRRSNDFDPFSLDVWDPFQGFPFSNSLANLPSSARETSTFANTRIDWKETPQAHIFTADLPGINKQEVKVEVEEGRVLQISGERSKEQEEKNDKWHRIERSSGKFMRRFRLPENAKVDEVKASMENGVLMVTVPKMEEKKPEIKSIEISG is encoded by the coding sequence ATGTCACTCATTCCAAGCTTTTTCCGTGGTCGCCGAAGCAACGACTTCGACCCCTTTTCATTAGACGTCTGGGATCCATTCCAAGGCTTCCCATTCTCAAATTCACTGGCTAACCTTCCTTCCTCTGCTCGTGAAACCTCTACTTTTGCCAACACTCGCATCGACTGGAAGGAGACCCCACAAGCCCACATCTTCACAGCCGATCTTCCTGGAATCAACAAACAAGAAgtcaaagttgaggttgaagaaggaagAGTTCTGCAGATCAGTGGAGAGAGAAGCAAAGAACAGGAGGAGAAGAACGACAAATGGCATAGAATTGAACGAAGTAGTGGCAAATTCATGAGGAGGTTCAGGCTACCTGAGAATGCTAAAGTCGATGAGGTGAAAGCTAGTATGGAGAATGGAGTTCTCATGGTGACAGTGCCTAAGATGGAAGAGAAGAAGCCTGAAATTAAATCCATTGAAATCTCTGGTTGA